The Streptomyces sp. V4I8 genome includes the window GCACCCCGGAGCCCTCCCCCGGCAACGGCATGCTCGTCACCGAGCTCCCCCTCCCCCACCGTCCCAAGGGCTCCCCCTACACGGTCAACGACCAGCTCATGGTCACCACCGCCCTGACCATCGCCCACTGGAACCGGGAACACGGCGCCCGCCCCCGCCCCCTGCGCATCACCATGCCCGTGGACGACCGCCCCCGGGACGCCTCCATGCCCATCGGCAACGGCACCCGGCTGGTCGAAGTCCCCTTCAGCCCGGATGAACTGGCGGCACACGCGCCCGCCGACATGCCCGCCCTCCTCCACCGCACCGCCACCCGGACCCGCGCCCTCAAGGCCCTCCCCCGCCCCCAGCTCGGCCACGGCGCCTCCCTCCTCACCGCCCCCTGGGCCCCCGTCGCCGTCCGCGCCGCCCTCACCCGCGGCCTGCGCAGAGCCGCCGCGCCCTGGACCTCCACGACCCTCCTCAGCAACATCGGCCGTATCCCCTATCCCCTGGACTTCGGCGAGGAAGCGGGCCGCGCGCACGCCGTGTGGTTCTCGGCGCCCGCCCGGATGCCGCGCGGCCTCACCGTCACCACCGCCTCCACCGCGGGCCGCCTCCACCTGGCCCTGCGCTGGTCGCGCGCCCTGCTCAGCCATGGTGACGGCGCCCATCTGCGGGACCTCTTCGAGCACTATCTGCACAGCACGGAGGTGACCCCGTGAAGACACCTACGACGACCTCCCCCGTGAAGCCGCCCGAACTGCGCGACTTCTACGAGAACCCCGCCGTCCCCGTCGCCTCCGGCACCCCCCGCAGCCGCCGTCAGGCCCGCATGCTCGCCGAAGCCCTGGGGCCGGCCACCGCGGGCCGCGCCCGCACGATCCTCGACATCGGCTGCGGCGACGGCACCGCCGCGGCCACCGCCGCCCCCTACCTCCGCGGTCACCGCATCGTGGGCATCGACTGGTCCCAGGACGCGCTGCGACGGGCCCGCACCCGGATCCCGTACGCCGTGCGCGGTGAACTCACCGACGGGGGGCTGCCGTTCGGGACCGGTTCCGCCGACGCCGTGCTGTTCAGCGAGGTGATCGAGCATCTCGTCGACCCGGACGCCGCCCTCGACGAGATCCACCGCGTGCTCCGCCCCGGCGGCCATCTGATGCTCTCCACCCCGAACCTGGCCGCCTGGTACAACCGCGCCCTGCTGCTGGCGGGCGTGCAGCCGGTGTTCTCGGAGGTCAGCCTGCGGGGCATCCACGGGCGGCCGGGGCGGGAGGTCGTGGGGCATCTGCGGCTCTACACCGCCCGTGCGCTACGGGAGTTCGTGGCCGCGTCCGGCTTCGAGGTCGTACGGCTGGCGGGGGCGCCCTTCCACGGCGTACCGCGTCCGCTCCGCCCCCTCGACCGGCTGGCCTGCGCCAGACCGCCACTCGCGTCGATCCTGCTGCTGCACGCGCGGCGGACCTAGGGGGCGTGGACCATGTGGTGGGGAGTGGCCGCGGCGTTGCTG containing:
- a CDS encoding class I SAM-dependent methyltransferase; amino-acid sequence: MKTPTTTSPVKPPELRDFYENPAVPVASGTPRSRRQARMLAEALGPATAGRARTILDIGCGDGTAAATAAPYLRGHRIVGIDWSQDALRRARTRIPYAVRGELTDGGLPFGTGSADAVLFSEVIEHLVDPDAALDEIHRVLRPGGHLMLSTPNLAAWYNRALLLAGVQPVFSEVSLRGIHGRPGREVVGHLRLYTARALREFVAASGFEVVRLAGAPFHGVPRPLRPLDRLACARPPLASILLLHARRT